A single window of Paenibacillus sp. SYP-B4298 DNA harbors:
- a CDS encoding DUF4132 domain-containing protein: MNSIEKVQHYTDRLRQRGSELSQEQQLLAQYISELLELRHFGEQEKPFQGIVSLLSEHAQENATFPAYFKPLQEAAEQLGSELLGDRFRYIVQRAARFPHSVSYARRPYRTAAVEPHIPRVVRKLVELFRMELHQFVLLDYLQDRETGRDYMYEIRGVIPDCIAYALDSGDEQTMAALREIIYGDNQTALLGNEMIKGMLMSDREDAHQMIGELLVAARLQEGLRQSIVERMDEGTIEAFIYMLRVIIDHNLIRFSSVVRGLAVWTGLGIESAQQRVTAQLIEQAHEALTNRQARASWLQEDNANKLFLSLWATAVEEEQHIAEPIVRIMNEGEVYQQIVAQYVLASSQNSSLRLNIARGHLDAADAELLHWIVRNYDASYSWNWTFVDGEHEKQLQVIPLTELVDKAERRRDFDLFRNMLQYIHAGGAGGASRVLDFVHYQIGHDDIVRKMLYLAAYDMDTAWIAEIIGLKQWLSSELRGELLAQFAQQPSEPTQRQFILDSLSDKSIPVRELALTKASELALTSDELEQMEALLKLKTGSLRQKVIQVLLTQPTELLGGSLEKLLRAKSELQRLGALELLTEIASDPERSEQYALLKPLAGRIATPTAKERQLLEKLTQVDHAYTGANGFGLFDPSRTSPLLAKERDLAGFAPQDVFTLPLDKAARILSELDALVHEHRDVEYKVEYYSGYSDTLLIGTRLAQTVPYAQRHDMPMLAQYPLHDLWQAYFQQSGLDSMELLQLHFIIQLPNLSMTLDHFFGLYRQQYDYEQLRKTPLMEGWRKQFIAQLYPLEYIGELKERIEQLRYSNQVQELLTAAYMDTPKADTFAIAERVWGAVVAAMPADRLESDAGLLQLLAKQWISMAESRVHDDDSFRRFFQSAYQYSALFRDEDHSPLLRLQDYLRAYKLRQIDAQEIYYQVMLGRDRFMLLRDLTSPRTEGIAEDAELLQLRNTVASRIVEIERGRGELPTEVSPLAMKLQQIEGMEHWVHLVSAMDQDTFVRGYIYSYGGQTTRKETFSYLIKNCHPAPGEDEQLLSQLLEHYPVTEKKLLEAAMYAPQWLEIVAKHLGWPGLRSAAWYFHAHINESFSAEKETIVAHYSPISPQEFNDGAFDIAWFEEAYRAVGEERFHLLYDCAKYISGGANHRRSQLFADAVLGKLELEELRQSVEAKRNKDHLLTYGLIPLTADADRDLRDRYAFIQKFLLQSKQYGAQRRASESVAAQIALGNLARNAGYADITRMMWNLEADKLDELAPYLEDMELESGLKVRLEIDQEGQSSIVAIKNDKPLKSLPSRLNKHEHVVKLKELKTELTEQYRRARQELERCMVTGTAFTAEEIIRLTPNPVLAPLLRSLIFRCRDALGYLNAEQRSLRSLQPGEAGATTVERVLKETDTLQIAHPLHLYESGNWLLYQREAMEAQFQEGQGQQALPGKQPFKQLFRELYLPNADELESGTVSRRYAGHQVQPKKTVALLRERQWTVSYEEGLQKVSYEHNLIASLYAMADWFSPADTEAPTLEAIQFYDRKTYKPVALKDVPPLFFSEVMRDMDLVVSIAHVGGVDPEASLTTVEMRRVILSEALRLLKLDNVRLDGNYAHITGSLGEYAVHLGSGNAFKQAAGALHIVPVHSQHRGRILLPFLDEDPRTAEIMSKVMLLAEDYKIKDPQIAAQLA, encoded by the coding sequence ATGAATTCTATAGAGAAGGTTCAACACTATACAGATAGGCTGCGCCAGAGGGGCAGTGAGCTGTCTCAAGAGCAGCAGTTGCTTGCACAATATATTAGCGAGTTATTAGAGCTGCGGCATTTCGGCGAGCAGGAGAAGCCCTTCCAGGGCATCGTGAGTCTGCTATCAGAGCACGCCCAGGAGAATGCGACTTTCCCGGCCTACTTCAAGCCGCTGCAGGAGGCTGCGGAGCAGTTAGGCAGTGAGCTGCTGGGCGACCGCTTCCGCTACATCGTCCAGCGGGCAGCACGCTTCCCCCACAGCGTCTCTTACGCTCGCAGGCCTTACCGCACCGCAGCAGTGGAGCCGCACATCCCGCGGGTAGTGCGCAAGCTGGTGGAGCTGTTCCGCATGGAGCTGCATCAGTTCGTCCTCCTCGACTATCTGCAGGACAGAGAGACAGGCCGTGATTATATGTACGAGATTCGCGGCGTTATCCCCGATTGCATCGCCTATGCGCTGGACAGCGGCGATGAGCAGACGATGGCTGCATTGAGAGAGATTATCTATGGTGACAACCAGACCGCGCTGCTCGGAAACGAGATGATTAAGGGGATGCTGATGAGCGACCGCGAGGATGCTCATCAGATGATCGGCGAGCTGCTCGTTGCAGCAAGGCTGCAGGAGGGTCTGCGCCAGAGCATCGTAGAGCGTATGGATGAAGGAACGATCGAGGCCTTCATCTATATGCTGCGTGTCATTATCGATCACAACCTGATCCGATTCAGCTCCGTCGTCAGGGGATTGGCTGTATGGACAGGGCTCGGGATTGAATCGGCGCAGCAGCGCGTCACCGCGCAGCTCATCGAGCAGGCTCACGAGGCGCTGACGAATCGGCAAGCTCGCGCCTCCTGGCTGCAGGAGGACAACGCGAACAAGCTATTTCTGAGCCTGTGGGCAACGGCTGTAGAGGAAGAACAGCATATTGCAGAGCCAATAGTACGCATCATGAATGAAGGAGAAGTCTATCAGCAGATTGTAGCGCAATATGTGCTGGCAAGCAGCCAGAACAGCTCGCTGCGCCTGAATATCGCCCGTGGCCATCTGGATGCAGCCGATGCCGAACTGCTTCACTGGATCGTGCGGAACTATGACGCGAGTTACAGTTGGAATTGGACATTTGTCGACGGCGAGCATGAGAAGCAGCTACAGGTCATCCCGCTGACAGAGCTTGTGGACAAGGCGGAGCGGCGGCGTGATTTTGACTTGTTCCGCAACATGCTGCAGTATATCCATGCAGGCGGGGCCGGGGGCGCATCGCGAGTGCTGGACTTCGTACATTATCAGATCGGACACGACGATATTGTACGGAAGATGCTCTATCTCGCCGCATACGACATGGATACCGCCTGGATCGCTGAGATCATCGGGCTCAAGCAATGGCTCAGCTCCGAGCTGCGGGGAGAGCTGCTCGCCCAGTTCGCGCAGCAGCCGAGCGAGCCCACACAACGCCAGTTCATCCTCGACAGCCTGTCCGACAAGAGCATACCGGTGCGCGAGCTGGCGCTGACCAAGGCTTCGGAGCTGGCGCTCACAAGCGATGAGCTGGAGCAGATGGAGGCGCTGCTCAAGCTGAAGACCGGCTCGCTGAGACAGAAGGTCATTCAAGTCCTGCTGACCCAGCCAACCGAGCTGCTGGGCGGATCGCTGGAGAAGCTGCTGCGTGCCAAGAGCGAGCTGCAGCGGCTGGGTGCGCTGGAGCTGCTGACCGAGATCGCCTCCGACCCGGAGCGCAGCGAGCAGTATGCGCTGCTCAAGCCGCTGGCAGGACGGATCGCAACGCCGACAGCCAAGGAGAGGCAACTGCTGGAGAAGCTGACGCAGGTGGATCATGCCTACACAGGGGCCAACGGCTTTGGCCTGTTCGATCCATCCCGAACCAGCCCGCTGCTTGCGAAGGAGCGCGACCTGGCAGGCTTTGCGCCACAGGATGTCTTTACGCTCCCGCTGGACAAGGCGGCTCGCATCCTGAGCGAGCTGGATGCGCTGGTACACGAGCATCGCGATGTGGAATACAAAGTGGAGTATTACAGCGGCTACTCGGATACGCTGCTGATCGGCACACGGCTCGCCCAGACCGTTCCTTACGCGCAGCGCCATGATATGCCGATGCTGGCGCAATATCCGCTGCATGACCTATGGCAAGCGTACTTTCAGCAGAGCGGGCTGGACAGCATGGAGCTGCTGCAGCTTCACTTCATCATACAACTGCCGAATCTGAGCATGACGCTTGATCATTTCTTCGGCCTGTATCGTCAGCAGTATGATTACGAGCAGCTACGCAAGACGCCGCTGATGGAGGGCTGGCGCAAGCAATTCATCGCGCAGCTCTACCCGCTGGAATATATCGGGGAGCTGAAGGAGCGGATCGAGCAGCTACGCTACAGCAATCAGGTACAGGAGCTGCTCACTGCGGCCTATATGGACACGCCTAAGGCCGACACCTTTGCCATCGCCGAGCGCGTATGGGGTGCTGTAGTCGCTGCGATGCCTGCCGATCGGCTGGAGAGCGATGCCGGGCTGCTGCAGCTCCTTGCGAAGCAATGGATCTCGATGGCGGAGAGCCGGGTGCATGATGACGACAGCTTCAGGCGCTTTTTCCAGTCGGCCTATCAATACAGCGCTCTGTTCCGAGACGAGGATCACTCGCCTCTGCTGAGATTGCAGGATTATCTGCGTGCGTACAAGCTGCGCCAGATCGATGCGCAGGAGATCTATTACCAGGTGATGCTGGGCAGAGACCGCTTCATGCTGCTCCGCGATCTGACCTCGCCGCGCACAGAGGGCATTGCTGAGGATGCCGAGCTGCTGCAGCTTCGCAATACGGTTGCCAGCCGGATCGTGGAGATCGAGCGTGGACGCGGCGAGCTGCCGACTGAGGTCAGCCCGCTGGCGATGAAGCTGCAGCAGATCGAGGGCATGGAGCATTGGGTTCATCTCGTGTCCGCCATGGATCAGGATACCTTCGTTCGTGGCTATATCTACAGCTATGGCGGGCAGACGACACGCAAGGAGACGTTCAGCTACTTGATCAAGAACTGCCATCCGGCACCCGGGGAGGATGAGCAACTGCTCAGCCAACTGCTGGAGCACTATCCCGTAACGGAGAAGAAGCTGCTGGAGGCGGCGATGTATGCGCCGCAATGGCTGGAGATCGTAGCGAAGCATCTGGGCTGGCCAGGGCTGCGCAGCGCAGCATGGTATTTCCATGCTCATATCAATGAAAGCTTCTCGGCGGAGAAGGAGACCATCGTGGCGCACTATTCCCCGATCTCGCCGCAGGAGTTCAATGACGGGGCCTTCGACATCGCCTGGTTCGAGGAGGCATATCGAGCTGTGGGCGAGGAGCGGTTCCATCTGCTCTATGACTGCGCCAAATATATATCCGGCGGAGCCAACCACCGCCGTTCGCAGCTATTTGCAGACGCCGTACTCGGCAAGCTGGAGCTGGAGGAGCTGCGCCAGTCCGTTGAAGCCAAGCGGAACAAGGATCATCTGCTCACCTACGGCCTGATTCCGCTGACAGCCGATGCAGATCGCGACCTGCGGGATCGGTATGCCTTCATTCAGAAGTTCCTGCTGCAGAGCAAGCAATATGGCGCACAACGCCGGGCGAGCGAGAGCGTAGCCGCCCAGATTGCACTCGGCAATCTGGCGCGCAACGCCGGATATGCAGATATTACGCGGATGATGTGGAATCTGGAGGCCGACAAGCTGGATGAGCTTGCTCCTTATCTGGAGGATATGGAGCTGGAGAGCGGTCTGAAGGTGCGGCTGGAGATTGACCAGGAAGGCCAGAGCAGCATTGTTGCCATCAAAAATGACAAGCCGCTCAAATCGCTGCCATCACGCCTGAACAAGCATGAGCATGTCGTCAAGCTGAAGGAGCTGAAGACCGAGCTGACCGAGCAGTATCGCCGTGCTCGTCAGGAGCTGGAGCGATGTATGGTGACAGGTACGGCGTTTACCGCCGAAGAGATCATTCGACTGACACCTAATCCAGTGCTGGCGCCGCTGCTTCGTTCCCTCATCTTCCGTTGCCGCGATGCGCTCGGTTATCTGAATGCCGAGCAACGCAGCCTGCGCTCTCTGCAGCCTGGTGAAGCGGGAGCCACGACGGTGGAGCGCGTGCTGAAGGAGACCGACACACTGCAGATCGCTCACCCGCTGCATCTGTACGAGAGCGGCAACTGGCTTCTGTATCAGCGTGAGGCTATGGAGGCTCAATTCCAGGAGGGGCAGGGACAGCAGGCACTGCCTGGCAAGCAGCCGTTCAAGCAATTATTCCGCGAGCTATATTTGCCCAATGCGGATGAGCTGGAGAGCGGCACCGTCTCACGGCGCTATGCGGGTCATCAGGTACAACCGAAAAAGACGGTCGCGCTGCTGCGGGAACGCCAATGGACGGTAAGCTACGAGGAAGGCTTGCAGAAGGTAAGCTATGAGCATAATCTGATCGCCAGTCTCTATGCGATGGCGGATTGGTTCTCCCCGGCCGATACAGAGGCACCGACGCTGGAGGCCATTCAGTTCTACGACCGCAAGACGTATAAGCCGGTTGCCTTGAAGGATGTGCCGCCGCTCTTCTTCTCGGAGGTCATGCGTGACATGGATCTGGTGGTCAGCATCGCCCATGTCGGCGGCGTCGATCCGGAAGCGAGTCTGACGACGGTGGAGATGCGCCGCGTCATACTAAGCGAGGCGCTGCGTCTGCTCAAGCTGGATAATGTACGGCTGGACGGCAACTATGCGCATATTACTGGCAGTCTTGGAGAGTATGCGGTGCACCTGGGCAGCGGCAATGCCTTCAAGCAAGCCGCCGGGGCGCTGCATATCGTACCGGTTCATAGCCAGCACCGCGGGCGCATCCTGCTGCCGTTCCTTGATGAAGACCCGCGCACAGCCGAGATTATGTCCAAGGTGATGCTGCTGGCAGAGGATTATAAGATCAAGGACCCGCAGATTGCCGCTCAGTTGGCGTAG
- a CDS encoding glycosyl hydrolase: MDRIDMGKFQSPAMQYRIHPFWFWNGEMDDEQIRHQIEEMKDKGVGGFFLCARQGLTIPYLSQAWFDKVRLAVEHAAAREMHVWLYDEYPYPSGIAGGEVILEHPDAKHVTLEHRLVRARDGERIDLELPWGRILYAKAAPVRADGTIDWELACDVRHCIGNHQADPLFQKTGLTTYTQKRFFTYRTVYRLQWEAPAGEWALLVFQEQELDDFKYYGTFVDPCNREAMSTFIRLTHDKYVPAVGDYFGATVKGMFTDEIALLGRMPWSRHIAAFFRERCGYPLTDRLHALVDRTAADAAKVRYDYYQTIHLLLRSSYHQQVHDWCEGQGLEYVAEVPVVRMATQTYSHVPGGDSAHEKLGRSLDWSLRRYFTSMRENPKMISSLSRQLGRERNLVECFHSVGWSMTLQDARWMVDRLAALGTNFYNFHAFYYTMDALAKHDAPPSQFIQNPYWAHFRTLADYTGRLSYIMSQGRAHIRIAYLDPTTTLWSFMANPFQGFRFGGADGPDEQRLQQLRDDWMNIGIQLLRSRLDYDHLDPELLADAHPQDGLLRIGQAEYSVIVLPPLTNLEGAAWRMLQRFKACGGTIIALGLLPHESLGNGSPCGEEALQLFGAPSSAQLDYWSGQGNAATPVGSADAVVEQPLYQSGCAYYLPYAAGDTARVWPHLERLLERVSPPAVRLRLADDPQSLLMQTRVLHASEAAVFVTNQEGGAQDGLLELELAQLLNISEAAAAQAQVLELCLETGSAWLLPEAAQVAGSACWRVPLRLEPYAARLLLVRLPAAQPEGAAPPPGARAPSPLAATRPRHRLRPRHRLRPRHRLRPRHPLRLRHP; the protein is encoded by the coding sequence ATGGACAGGATCGACATGGGCAAATTCCAATCGCCAGCTATGCAATACCGTATCCATCCGTTCTGGTTCTGGAACGGTGAGATGGACGATGAGCAGATTCGCCATCAGATAGAGGAGATGAAGGATAAAGGGGTGGGCGGCTTCTTCCTATGCGCCCGTCAGGGGCTGACGATCCCGTATTTGTCACAAGCCTGGTTCGATAAGGTGCGGCTGGCGGTAGAGCATGCTGCCGCCAGGGAAATGCATGTCTGGCTATACGATGAGTACCCGTATCCGAGCGGCATCGCAGGCGGGGAGGTCATCCTGGAGCACCCGGATGCCAAGCATGTAACGCTGGAGCATCGTCTCGTGCGGGCGAGGGACGGGGAGCGTATCGATCTGGAGCTGCCCTGGGGACGAATTCTATACGCCAAGGCTGCTCCGGTGCGGGCGGATGGAACCATCGACTGGGAGCTTGCTTGCGATGTCAGGCACTGCATCGGCAACCATCAGGCTGATCCGCTATTCCAGAAGACCGGACTGACGACCTACACGCAAAAGCGCTTTTTCACCTATCGCACCGTATACCGGCTGCAATGGGAGGCGCCTGCCGGGGAGTGGGCGCTGCTGGTATTTCAGGAGCAAGAGCTGGACGACTTCAAATATTACGGCACCTTCGTTGACCCGTGCAACCGCGAGGCGATGAGTACTTTCATTCGGCTGACGCATGACAAATATGTGCCCGCCGTCGGAGATTATTTTGGAGCAACGGTGAAAGGGATGTTCACGGATGAGATTGCGCTGCTTGGGCGCATGCCGTGGTCGCGGCACATCGCAGCCTTCTTCCGCGAACGCTGCGGCTATCCGCTCACTGATCGGCTGCATGCGCTTGTCGACCGTACAGCGGCGGATGCGGCCAAGGTTCGTTACGACTACTATCAGACTATTCATCTGCTGCTGCGCAGCTCGTATCATCAGCAGGTTCATGACTGGTGCGAGGGTCAGGGGCTGGAGTATGTGGCGGAGGTACCCGTTGTGCGCATGGCTACCCAAACCTATAGCCATGTGCCGGGAGGCGACTCGGCACATGAGAAGCTGGGACGGTCGCTGGACTGGAGCCTGCGCCGCTATTTCACCTCGATGCGGGAGAATCCGAAGATGATCAGCTCGCTATCCCGGCAGCTTGGACGCGAGCGTAATCTGGTGGAGTGCTTCCATAGTGTAGGCTGGTCGATGACGCTGCAGGACGCACGCTGGATGGTCGATCGGCTCGCTGCGCTGGGGACGAATTTTTATAATTTTCACGCCTTCTATTATACGATGGACGCGCTCGCCAAGCATGATGCCCCGCCGTCGCAGTTTATTCAGAATCCATACTGGGCGCACTTCCGCACACTGGCCGACTATACGGGACGACTGAGCTATATCATGTCGCAGGGGCGCGCCCACATTCGCATCGCCTATCTTGATCCGACGACCACGCTCTGGAGCTTCATGGCGAACCCGTTTCAGGGATTCCGGTTCGGCGGGGCCGATGGGCCGGACGAGCAGAGGCTGCAGCAGCTTCGTGATGACTGGATGAATATCGGCATACAGTTGCTGCGCAGTCGCCTGGATTACGACCACCTTGACCCGGAGCTGTTGGCGGATGCTCATCCGCAGGATGGGCTGCTTCGCATCGGGCAAGCTGAGTATTCTGTTATCGTGCTTCCGCCGCTAACGAATCTGGAGGGGGCGGCATGGCGGATGCTCCAGCGCTTCAAGGCATGCGGCGGCACCATCATCGCTCTTGGCCTACTCCCCCATGAATCGTTGGGGAACGGCAGCCCGTGCGGTGAGGAGGCGCTCCAGTTGTTCGGCGCGCCATCGTCTGCACAGCTAGACTACTGGAGCGGGCAAGGCAACGCGGCAACACCCGTCGGGTCGGCTGACGCGGTGGTGGAGCAGCCGCTCTATCAGAGCGGCTGCGCATACTATCTGCCGTATGCGGCCGGGGATACTGCGAGGGTATGGCCGCATCTGGAGCGGCTGCTGGAACGGGTGTCGCCGCCTGCGGTACGACTGCGGTTGGCAGATGATCCGCAGTCGCTGCTGATGCAGACACGTGTGCTGCATGCCAGTGAAGCGGCTGTGTTTGTGACGAATCAAGAGGGCGGGGCGCAGGACGGGCTGTTGGAGCTGGAGCTGGCGCAGCTTCTGAACATCAGCGAAGCTGCTGCGGCGCAGGCACAGGTGCTGGAGCTGTGCCTGGAGACGGGCAGCGCATGGCTGCTGCCCGAGGCGGCGCAGGTCGCTGGCTCAGCGTGCTGGCGCGTGCCGCTGCGGCTGGAGCCTTACGCGGCGCGGCTGCTGCTGGTGCGGCTGCCCGCGGCGCAGCCAGAGGGCGCAGCGCCGCCGCCCGGGGCTCGCGCGCCATCGCCGCTGGCGGCGACACGCCCGCGGCACAGGCTTCGCCCGCGGCACAGGCTTCGCCCGCGGCACAGGCTTCGCCCGCGGCACCCGCTTCGCCTGCGGCACCCGTAG
- a CDS encoding ABC transporter permease, whose protein sequence is MAQADQSSHRLPVPDNVGAGRTRSGSRSALRAELSRNKYLYLLALPGLIFFILFKYVPMWGVIIAFQNFSPYMGVFNSEWVGFEHFAAFFAHPDFWLLFRNTMAINLMSLVLFFPLPIVLSLMLNEVRIQSYKRIVQSIVYMPHFLSWVVIAGLTFLLFATGEGLFNKMLAAVGLERIDFLTNPNGFWLMLTAQSIWKEAGWGTILFLAAIAGIDPQQYEAARMDGASRLRQMWHVTLPGIRNVVLILLILRLGQMMDVGFEQVFLMYNGAVSHVAEVFDTYVYRVGIQQGQFSFSTAVGLFKSVVGLTLVVLSNKLAKRFGEDGIY, encoded by the coding sequence ATGGCACAAGCCGACCAATCTTCCCATCGGCTGCCCGTCCCGGACAATGTGGGCGCAGGGCGGACGCGATCAGGCAGCCGCTCTGCCCTCCGGGCTGAGCTAAGCCGCAACAAGTATCTGTATCTGCTCGCTTTGCCCGGCCTGATCTTTTTTATCCTGTTCAAATATGTTCCAATGTGGGGCGTCATCATCGCGTTTCAGAACTTCTCGCCGTACATGGGGGTCTTCAACAGTGAATGGGTCGGCTTCGAGCACTTTGCCGCCTTCTTCGCTCACCCGGACTTTTGGCTGCTGTTTCGCAATACGATGGCGATCAATCTGATGAGTCTGGTGTTGTTCTTCCCCCTTCCTATTGTGCTGTCGCTCATGCTCAATGAGGTACGCATTCAGTCCTATAAGCGTATCGTGCAGTCCATTGTGTATATGCCGCACTTCTTGTCATGGGTCGTAATTGCAGGCCTAACCTTCCTGCTGTTCGCTACAGGGGAGGGGCTGTTCAATAAGATGCTCGCCGCGGTCGGACTGGAGCGGATCGACTTTCTGACCAATCCGAACGGGTTCTGGCTGATGCTGACGGCCCAATCGATCTGGAAGGAGGCGGGCTGGGGAACGATCCTGTTCCTGGCGGCCATTGCAGGCATCGATCCGCAGCAGTATGAGGCGGCGCGGATGGACGGCGCGAGTCGGCTGCGCCAGATGTGGCATGTCACGCTACCGGGCATTCGCAATGTGGTGCTTATCCTGCTTATTTTGCGATTGGGGCAAATGATGGATGTCGGGTTCGAGCAGGTGTTTCTGATGTATAACGGCGCCGTATCCCATGTGGCTGAGGTATTTGATACTTATGTCTATCGTGTCGGCATCCAGCAGGGACAGTTCAGCTTCAGCACAGCCGTCGGCTTGTTCAAATCCGTTGTCGGTCTGACGCTCGTCGTGCTCTCCAACAAGCTGGCGAAAAGATTCGGCGAGGACGGCATCTACTAA
- a CDS encoding carbohydrate ABC transporter permease, translating into MIESFGDRLFNKLNYVVLGLVAIATFFPIYYVLVVSLTDSTEYLTKDFVLFPESFSFTAYQYLLSTTAFVRSLGNSVFLTVVGTACSLVITASLAYALSRKRMRGRRVILLMILFTILFSPGIIPNYLLVRELGLMNSIWSLIFPALASGWNVILMKGFFDSLPAELEESAAIDGCNDLMIWLRIILPLSLPSIAAFGLFYAVGYWNQFFNALLYLNDSAKWPIQVLLQNLLISSSNSELTSSSYVETPPTEMLKMAAVVISTLPILCVYPFLQKYFAKGAMVGSIKG; encoded by the coding sequence ATGATTGAATCGTTCGGCGACCGGTTGTTCAACAAGTTGAATTATGTTGTGCTCGGCCTGGTCGCGATCGCTACATTTTTTCCGATCTATTATGTGCTTGTTGTATCCTTGACGGACTCTACTGAATATTTGACCAAGGATTTTGTGCTATTTCCAGAGAGCTTCTCCTTTACCGCCTATCAGTATCTGCTATCGACCACCGCCTTTGTCCGCTCGCTGGGCAATAGCGTCTTCCTGACGGTCGTCGGCACGGCGTGCAGCCTTGTGATTACTGCTTCACTGGCTTATGCCCTGTCCCGCAAGCGGATGCGCGGACGTCGTGTCATCCTGCTGATGATCCTGTTCACGATCCTGTTCAGTCCTGGCATTATTCCCAATTACCTGCTCGTGCGGGAGCTGGGATTGATGAACAGCATCTGGTCGCTGATTTTCCCTGCACTGGCCAGCGGCTGGAATGTTATTCTGATGAAGGGCTTTTTCGACAGTCTGCCCGCTGAGCTGGAGGAGTCCGCAGCGATCGACGGGTGTAATGACCTGATGATCTGGCTACGTATTATTTTGCCGCTGTCGCTGCCATCAATTGCCGCTTTCGGGCTGTTCTATGCGGTAGGGTACTGGAATCAGTTCTTCAATGCGCTGCTGTATCTCAATGATTCGGCCAAATGGCCGATTCAGGTGCTGCTCCAGAATTTGCTGATCTCGTCCTCCAACAGCGAGCTGACCTCCTCCTCCTATGTGGAGACGCCGCCGACGGAGATGCTGAAGATGGCGGCTGTCGTCATCTCTACGCTGCCGATCCTATGTGTCTATCCGTTCCTGCAAAAGTATTTTGCCAAGGGTGCGATGGTGGGCTCTATCAAAGGGTAA
- a CDS encoding extracellular solute-binding protein, whose product MKNRKTWLGLVLALTLVLSACGQSGGNSSGAAEGGAAQPAGGEPPVEFTVMTNFFSQQPMSDDNLVKAAVETATNSKMKVQWISSNNYTDKLNVTLASGDIPDLIYINDPFSTMFRTMTAQGAFWELGPYIADYPNLAAGISETAWNLTKMADGKNYAIPRPRPSEADSFFLLRKDWLDKTGLPVPTTTDELYQVMKAFVTQDPDGNGKPDTAGYGAYIEPARADMPYGSLSYIEHSFTGVNGNWKWDGSRMTHSSQLPEVRDALEFIKQAYDEKLIPADFASLKGTQIKDMFRAGKLGLIVEKAGTQRDYLDELKKIVPEVQATDFYPVTSINGYNPKGAGFSGVMAIPKSVPEDKMKRILKVLDTWMNPDVFKLNTYGIEGVHHTLENGEPVVNTEKMLADSVADLNQILYVADPYASSMKPFFSEESNALYKSIQDERAKTSVADISIGLYSPTAQKALPELEKKIVDLKTKIILGREPLEAWDELVAKLAADADMVKMSEEMTEAYKKRTE is encoded by the coding sequence ATGAAAAACAGAAAAACGTGGCTCGGTCTTGTTCTTGCGCTTACGCTCGTGTTAAGCGCCTGCGGTCAGAGCGGAGGAAATAGCAGTGGTGCAGCGGAGGGCGGCGCCGCCCAGCCTGCTGGCGGGGAGCCGCCGGTTGAATTTACCGTCATGACGAATTTTTTCAGCCAGCAGCCGATGTCGGATGACAATCTGGTGAAGGCAGCCGTCGAGACGGCGACGAACTCGAAGATGAAGGTGCAGTGGATCTCGTCCAACAACTACACTGACAAGCTGAATGTGACGCTCGCTTCGGGAGATATTCCTGATCTGATCTACATTAATGATCCCTTCTCGACCATGTTCCGCACGATGACCGCGCAGGGCGCCTTCTGGGAGCTGGGGCCGTATATTGCCGACTATCCGAATCTGGCAGCCGGTATCAGCGAGACGGCGTGGAACCTGACCAAGATGGCCGATGGCAAAAACTATGCCATACCGCGCCCACGCCCATCTGAGGCCGACAGCTTCTTCCTGCTGCGCAAGGATTGGCTCGATAAGACAGGACTTCCGGTACCAACGACGACCGATGAGCTGTATCAGGTTATGAAAGCGTTTGTAACGCAGGATCCTGATGGCAATGGCAAGCCCGATACAGCGGGCTATGGCGCCTACATCGAGCCGGCGCGCGCGGATATGCCGTATGGCTCGCTCAGTTATATCGAGCATAGCTTTACAGGCGTTAATGGCAACTGGAAATGGGACGGCAGCCGGATGACGCATAGCTCTCAGTTGCCTGAGGTGCGCGACGCGCTGGAATTTATTAAGCAGGCCTATGATGAGAAGCTGATCCCGGCTGATTTTGCTTCCTTGAAGGGTACGCAGATCAAGGATATGTTCCGCGCGGGCAAGCTCGGGCTGATCGTCGAGAAGGCGGGCACCCAGCGCGACTATCTGGATGAGCTGAAGAAGATCGTACCAGAGGTGCAGGCTACCGATTTCTATCCGGTCACCTCAATTAACGGCTACAATCCCAAGGGAGCAGGCTTCTCGGGCGTAATGGCTATTCCGAAGTCTGTGCCAGAGGACAAGATGAAGCGCATCCTCAAGGTGCTGGACACCTGGATGAATCCCGATGTGTTCAAGCTGAACACCTATGGCATCGAGGGCGTGCATCATACGCTGGAGAACGGCGAGCCCGTCGTCAATACCGAGAAGATGCTGGCGGATAGCGTGGCTGATCTGAACCAGATTCTGTATGTGGCTGATCCGTATGCGAGCTCGATGAAGCCGTTCTTCTCCGAGGAGTCCAATGCGTTATACAAGTCGATACAGGATGAGCGCGCGAAGACGAGCGTGGCTGATATATCGATCGGTCTCTACTCGCCGACGGCGCAGAAGGCGCTGCCCGAGCTGGAGAAGAAGATCGTTGATCTGAAGACGAAAATTATACTCGGTCGCGAGCCTCTTGAGGCTTGGGACGAGCTGGTCGCCAAGCTGGCAGCCGATGCCGACATGGTGAAGATGAGCGAGGAGATGACCGAGGCTTACAAGAAGCGCACCGAATAG